A stretch of the Porifericola rhodea genome encodes the following:
- a CDS encoding T9SS-dependent choice-of-anchor J family protein yields MNHSITPVSVIRVFCSFYLLFACVLPLRAQDHIDKCGTVPFNDKLKQMLGNNPGTEKNQFEQWINAKKKEGISKQLRTLTENQQNAVLRIPVVVHVIHRGEAVGEGTNIPMEQIESQIQTLNEDFRRQNADQTFTPLRFQDVAADVEVEFVLALQSPDGFATDGVTRTEGNQLTYGINSASTLSSLSYWPAEDYLNIWVAPLRNGYLGFAQFPESDLQGLEDASTNRLTDGVVVDYRYFGSGGNANSSSYGRTATHEVGHFLGLRHIWGDGDCSADDFVDDTPLQSSETNGCPIEPSSCGSYDMFQNYMDYTDDACMNLFTEGQKERIWIVLLNSPRRVSLLESPGLEAPVMADNDAAIERIISPQARECEYELIPAVEVVNAGTETINSVSIQLFLQGNLIYEQQSNITLASSESAEVSFPPLNLQESSSQYEISFSVSQVNGGEDENNFNDTKSVNFIIPQRGDLPLADNFETPASSTLLNSGTINNPDQSYTWEVVEVPGFDGEDNTALSLQFFEYETGLGEKDYLYTPVYNLSGLKSAELSFLYAYAAYEQDGDLRNDGFTVAISTDCGATISEVLFDASGEDLSTSPAINSDFTPASRAEWEKLSFSLDAYLGEENVQFIFIGTNDYGNNLYLDNINLEAEEDLALDLAIDKVFKPSLLSANTSPIPTIRVVNEGSSTVNRFEVNYSIDGGTTTNFVYDAFPLEPGQSREFTFEEQDLTVGIHRLNVSVSAPNLTPDEQTEDNERIYNFYVDDKTDILPLIQDFSNISDGGLPDVLMSETSVHENAWQVVNPDGDITWNLIAPNENEINSISAYINLYQNQNVGSEDMLVSPILDFSTLSEASVFFKISYALLSAEYADTLRVKVSTDLGDSYTTVYEKAGEDLAVTTSQQAWAPAQESDWKQEFINLTEFAGEENVRLAFEVSNAYGNNLYLDDIEFFVSATQEPVAQILEENNYRVFPNPYTARTSVESDGLLKIAFNLRERDQVNIFLIDTQGKLVSELNFPNTLNQTYQLDLQALPTGMYIVKVVSSTINSTNKLLKQ; encoded by the coding sequence ATGAACCATTCCATTACCCCTGTGTCTGTCATTCGTGTGTTTTGTTCCTTTTACTTGCTATTTGCATGTGTGCTCCCTCTTAGAGCACAGGATCATATAGATAAATGCGGCACAGTGCCATTCAATGACAAGCTTAAACAAATGCTCGGCAACAATCCTGGCACCGAAAAAAACCAGTTTGAACAATGGATTAATGCCAAGAAGAAGGAAGGAATAAGCAAACAACTTAGGACATTAACTGAAAATCAGCAAAACGCTGTTTTACGCATTCCGGTAGTAGTTCATGTTATTCACCGGGGTGAGGCTGTCGGCGAAGGTACCAATATTCCGATGGAGCAGATTGAAAGTCAGATTCAAACCCTGAATGAAGACTTTAGAAGACAGAACGCGGATCAGACATTTACGCCTTTGCGTTTTCAGGATGTAGCGGCAGATGTAGAAGTAGAATTTGTACTTGCCCTCCAGTCTCCCGATGGTTTTGCTACTGATGGAGTTACCCGTACAGAAGGCAATCAACTAACTTACGGAATCAACAGTGCCAGCACGTTAAGTAGCCTTAGCTACTGGCCCGCAGAAGACTACCTGAATATCTGGGTAGCTCCTTTGCGCAATGGCTATTTAGGATTTGCCCAGTTTCCGGAGTCAGACCTGCAAGGCTTGGAAGACGCCTCAACAAACCGCCTCACTGATGGGGTTGTAGTTGACTATCGCTACTTTGGAAGTGGTGGCAATGCTAATAGCAGTAGCTATGGCCGAACCGCTACTCATGAGGTAGGTCACTTTCTGGGCTTAAGGCATATTTGGGGCGATGGAGACTGTAGTGCAGATGATTTTGTTGACGACACCCCCCTGCAATCTTCAGAAACTAACGGTTGCCCGATAGAACCATCAAGCTGTGGTAGTTATGATATGTTTCAAAACTACATGGATTATACTGATGATGCCTGTATGAACCTGTTTACCGAAGGTCAGAAAGAAAGAATCTGGATTGTTCTGCTGAACAGCCCAAGAAGAGTATCATTGTTAGAATCACCTGGACTGGAAGCTCCTGTTATGGCAGATAATGATGCTGCCATTGAAAGAATTATCTCACCTCAAGCTCGCGAGTGCGAATATGAACTTATCCCTGCCGTAGAAGTGGTTAATGCTGGTACCGAGACGATTAACTCAGTAAGCATACAGCTCTTTTTACAGGGAAATCTTATTTATGAGCAGCAGTCTAATATTACACTCGCTAGCAGTGAGAGTGCAGAAGTAAGCTTCCCTCCTTTAAATTTGCAGGAAAGTAGTAGCCAGTACGAAATTAGCTTTTCAGTATCGCAGGTGAACGGAGGGGAAGATGAAAATAACTTTAACGACACTAAATCTGTCAATTTTATTATCCCGCAAAGAGGAGACCTACCCCTGGCAGACAATTTTGAAACACCAGCCAGCAGTACACTCTTAAATTCAGGTACAATCAATAATCCAGACCAGTCCTATACCTGGGAGGTTGTAGAAGTACCCGGTTTTGATGGAGAAGATAACACTGCTCTAAGTCTCCAATTTTTTGAATACGAAACCGGATTAGGTGAAAAAGATTATCTCTACACACCAGTCTACAACTTAAGCGGACTCAAATCTGCTGAGCTAAGTTTCCTTTATGCCTATGCTGCATACGAGCAGGATGGCGACCTTAGAAATGATGGTTTTACTGTAGCCATATCAACTGATTGCGGAGCTACCATAAGCGAAGTACTTTTTGATGCCAGTGGAGAAGATTTGTCTACTTCCCCTGCCATAAACTCAGATTTTACTCCTGCAAGCCGTGCCGAATGGGAAAAGCTAAGCTTCTCTCTGGATGCTTATCTGGGCGAAGAAAACGTTCAGTTCATCTTTATTGGCACAAATGACTATGGAAATAATCTGTATCTGGATAACATTAATCTGGAAGCTGAAGAAGATTTAGCATTAGACCTTGCTATAGATAAGGTTTTCAAGCCTTCTCTACTTTCAGCTAATACTTCTCCAATACCTACTATTCGTGTTGTCAATGAAGGATCTTCCACAGTAAATAGATTTGAAGTAAACTACAGTATAGATGGAGGAACTACTACTAATTTTGTATATGATGCTTTTCCTTTAGAGCCTGGGCAAAGTAGAGAGTTTACTTTTGAAGAACAAGACTTAACTGTAGGCATTCACCGATTGAATGTAAGTGTATCTGCCCCCAATTTAACTCCTGACGAGCAAACTGAAGACAATGAGCGCATTTACAACTTTTACGTAGATGACAAAACCGATATCCTTCCTCTCATTCAGGATTTTAGTAACATCTCAGATGGAGGTCTTCCCGATGTGTTGATGAGCGAAACCAGTGTACATGAAAACGCGTGGCAGGTGGTAAATCCAGATGGAGACATCACCTGGAACCTTATTGCCCCCAATGAAAATGAAATAAACAGTATTTCTGCCTATATTAATCTTTACCAAAACCAGAATGTAGGAAGTGAGGATATGCTCGTTAGCCCAATACTTGACTTTTCCACACTTTCGGAGGCCAGCGTATTCTTTAAAATTTCCTATGCTCTGCTTTCAGCTGAATATGCAGATACTTTAAGAGTAAAAGTATCAACCGACCTGGGAGATAGTTATACTACTGTCTATGAAAAAGCGGGAGAAGACCTGGCTGTTACTACAAGTCAGCAAGCCTGGGCCCCTGCTCAGGAGAGCGATTGGAAGCAGGAATTTATAAACCTTACAGAGTTTGCCGGTGAAGAAAATGTACGCCTTGCCTTTGAAGTAAGTAATGCCTATGGCAACAATTTGTATCTGGATGATATTGAGTTTTTTGTATCTGCCACACAGGAGCCTGTAGCCCAGATACTTGAAGAAAACAACTACCGAGTATTTCCAAACCCCTATACCGCCCGTACAAGTGTAGAATCTGATGGCCTGCTAAAAATAGCATTTAACCTACGTGAGCGTGATCAGGTAAACATATTTTTAATAGATACGCAAGGTAAACTGGTAAGCGAACTAAATTTTCCCAATACACTTAATCAAACTTACCAATTAGACTTGCAGGCTTTGCCTACAGGTATGTATATTGTTAAAGTAGTAAGTAGTACGATTAATTCTACAAATAAGCTGCTTAAGCAATAA
- a CDS encoding NifU family protein yields MENQELVSRIEKALNDIRPYLETDGGDVKVLGVDDNMVVKLELLGACGSCPMSVMTMKAGIEETIKRQVPEITDVKAVNITSPDDPHAKLPDNMA; encoded by the coding sequence ATGGAGAATCAAGAACTTGTAAGCCGTATAGAAAAAGCGCTGAACGACATCAGACCCTATCTGGAAACTGATGGCGGCGACGTAAAAGTACTAGGCGTAGATGACAATATGGTAGTAAAACTGGAACTTTTGGGGGCTTGTGGATCTTGCCCTATGTCTGTTATGACCATGAAAGCTGGTATAGAAGAAACCATAAAAAGACAGGTGCCTGAGATCACCGATGTTAAGGCGGTAAATATTACCAGCCCTGACGACCCTCATGCCAAACTTCCCGACAATATGGCTTAA
- a CDS encoding Mrp/NBP35 family ATP-binding protein, which translates to MPVTKEDILKALSTVDDPDLKQDLVSLNMIKDLEVEGNHVRFTVELTTPACPLKEVIKNACIDAIYDQVSSELQVQINMSSSVTSSRKNAVMLPQVKNIIAVASGKGGVGKSTVSANLAVALSKIGAKVGLVDADIFGPSIPTMFNCEFEQPEVKNVNGKNVIVPLTQYGVKLISIGFLMAADDAVVWRGPMASKALQQFLGDADWGELDYLIIDLPPGTSDIHLTLVQSVPVTGALIVTTPQKVALADARKGLSMFRQKQINVPILGIVENMAYFTPAELPDNKYYIFGKEGGKAFAEKAEAPFLGEIPLVQSIRESGDRGYPAVLGVGEGNAPTPEQLAFENLAQEFARQVAIRNANATKTKKVDINAQ; encoded by the coding sequence ATGCCCGTCACAAAAGAAGATATCCTCAAAGCCCTGAGCACGGTAGATGATCCGGATCTAAAACAAGATCTGGTAAGCCTGAATATGATTAAAGACCTGGAGGTTGAGGGTAATCATGTGCGCTTTACTGTGGAGCTGACCACACCCGCCTGTCCGCTGAAAGAAGTAATTAAAAACGCCTGTATTGATGCGATCTATGATCAGGTTTCATCTGAGTTGCAGGTTCAGATCAATATGAGCTCCAGTGTTACCTCTAGCAGAAAAAATGCGGTAATGCTGCCTCAGGTAAAAAATATTATAGCTGTGGCCTCTGGTAAAGGTGGCGTAGGAAAATCTACGGTATCGGCTAACCTGGCCGTAGCATTGTCTAAAATTGGTGCTAAAGTAGGTCTGGTAGATGCAGATATCTTTGGTCCTTCAATCCCAACTATGTTCAATTGCGAATTTGAGCAACCTGAGGTAAAAAATGTTAATGGCAAAAATGTTATAGTACCTCTTACTCAGTATGGCGTAAAGCTTATTTCTATCGGTTTTTTAATGGCTGCTGATGATGCTGTGGTGTGGAGAGGTCCAATGGCAAGTAAAGCACTACAACAGTTTTTAGGCGACGCAGACTGGGGTGAACTGGATTACCTGATTATAGACTTACCTCCTGGTACCAGCGATATACACCTTACACTGGTTCAGTCGGTACCGGTTACCGGCGCATTAATTGTGACTACACCACAGAAAGTTGCTTTGGCAGATGCTCGCAAAGGTTTGTCTATGTTCAGGCAGAAACAAATCAATGTTCCTATTCTGGGTATTGTAGAGAATATGGCTTACTTTACACCTGCCGAGCTACCTGATAACAAGTATTATATATTCGGAAAAGAAGGAGGCAAAGCTTTTGCCGAAAAAGCGGAAGCACCATTTCTAGGAGAGATACCTTTGGTACAAAGTATCCGAGAAAGTGGCGACCGAGGATATCCCGCTGTGCTGGGTGTTGGAGAAGGCAATGCTCCTACTCCTGAGCAATTGGCCTTTGAAAATCTGGCACAAGAATTTGCAAGACAGGTAGCAATTAGAAATGCGAATGCTACCAAAACGAAAAAAGTAGATATTAACGCTCAATAA